In Gopherus flavomarginatus isolate rGopFla2 chromosome 1, rGopFla2.mat.asm, whole genome shotgun sequence, a single genomic region encodes these proteins:
- the LOC127039037 gene encoding uncharacterized protein LOC127039037 has protein sequence MNLQVEEVPEIEDPVVDILSADAPTRVVLPFIRTIQANADTIWQSPALIPPTARGVERKYMVPSKGYEYLYTHPPPCSLVVQSVNKRECHGQQAPAPKSKEARRMNLLGRKIYSAGGLQLRVANQQALLSRYNFNTWESHQEFTALLEEGKKVARTSLQASLDTADSAARTLASGVTIRHISWLQVSGLPPELQQTIQDLPFEGQGLFSDKTHSRLQSLKDNRVIMHSLGMHTPVTQRRTFRPQLYHPYAQTRPRQDITRRRGRGNQRRLSGPQGALNQAPRKPPAGPKQNF, from the exons atgaacttgcaggtggaggaggtccctgaaatagaggacccggtCGTGGACATCCTATCagctgatgcacctactagagtcGTTCTTCCATTCATCCGCACCATACAGGCTaatgcggacaccatttggcaatccccagctttaattccacctacagcaaggggagtagagagaaaatatatggtcccctcaaaggggtatgaatatctctacactcacccacctccttgctctctAGTTGTCCAATCGGTGAACAAACGGGagtgtcatggccagcaagccccggctcctaagtcaaaggaggctaggcgtatGAACCTACTAGGTCGCAAAATATACTCAGCCGGGGGCCTCCAGCTTAGGgtggcgaaccaacaagccctcctaagtaggtataactttaacacttgg gagtcccatcAAGAATTCAcggccctacttgaggagggtaaaaaggtagcgagaacctccctccaggcctctctggatacagcagactctgcagccagaactctggcgtcAGGAGTGACGATAAggcatatctcctggctccaggtatcaggccttccccctgaattgcaacaaactattcaggatttaccctttgaaggccagggccttttctcagacaagaCTCACTCCaggttgcaaagtctgaaggacaatcgcgttATTATGCATTCGCTGGGTATGCATacgccagtgacccaacgcaggacctTCCGGCCCCAGCTATACCATCCTTATGCCCAGACTAGGCCGCGTCAGGACATTACCAGAAGGCGTGGCAGGGGGAATCAGCGGAGACTGTCTGGCCCTCAAGGAGCTCTAAATCAGGCACCCCGTAAACCACCAGCGGGGcctaagcagaacttttga